A single region of the Sus scrofa isolate TJ Tabasco breed Duroc chromosome 17, Sscrofa11.1, whole genome shotgun sequence genome encodes:
- the LOC100158011 gene encoding pancreatic trypsin inhibitor-like isoform 2 precursor (isoform 2 precursor is encoded by transcript variant 2) — MSRLCLSAALLLLLGALVASTQGCEERSQIEELPPAFCLEPPYTGPCKARMIKYFYNIRSRSCEEFIYGGCEAKKNNFEAMEDCMRTCGSWRDFCGPVLPRDAED, encoded by the exons ATGAGCCGGCTCTGCCTCTCtgcagccctcctcctcctcctgggcgcCCTGGTGGCCAGCACCCAGGGGTGTGAAGAGAGGAGCCAGATAGAAG AGCTGCCGCCTGCCTTCTGCCTGGAGCCTCCCTACACGGGGCCCTGCAAGGCCCGTATGATCAAGTATTTCTACAACATCAGATCCAGGAGCTGTGAGGAATTTATATATGGCGGCTGTGAAGCCAAGAAGAACAACTTTGAGGCGATGGAGGACTGCATGAGGACCTGTGGTTCCTGGCGAGACTTCTG TGGACCTGTCCTCCCCCGAGATGCTGAAGACTGA
- the LOC100158011 gene encoding pancreatic trypsin inhibitor-like isoform X1, with the protein MSRLCLSAALLLLLGALVASTQGCEERSQIEDRAPGTLLPTDQSSSRPAELPPAFCLEPPYTGPCKARMIKYFYNIRSRSCEEFIYGGCEAKKNNFEAMEDCMRTCGSWRDFCGPVLPRDAED; encoded by the exons ATGAGCCGGCTCTGCCTCTCtgcagccctcctcctcctcctgggcgcCCTGGTGGCCAGCACCCAGGGGTGTGAAGAGAGGAGCCAGATAGAAG ACAGAGCTCCGGGGACCCTCCTTCCAACTGACCAGAGCTCCTCCCGTCCCGCAGAGCTGCCGCCTGCCTTCTGCCTGGAGCCTCCCTACACGGGGCCCTGCAAGGCCCGTATGATCAAGTATTTCTACAACATCAGATCCAGGAGCTGTGAGGAATTTATATATGGCGGCTGTGAAGCCAAGAAGAACAACTTTGAGGCGATGGAGGACTGCATGAGGACCTGTGGTTCCTGGCGAGACTTCTG TGGACCTGTCCTCCCCCGAGATGCTGAAGACTGA
- the LOC100158011 gene encoding pancreatic trypsin inhibitor-like isoform 1 precursor (isoform 1 precursor is encoded by transcript variant 1), with protein MSRLCLSAALLLLLGALVASTQGCEERSQIEVVHLVDRAPGTLLPTDQSSSRPAELPPAFCLEPPYTGPCKARMIKYFYNIRSRSCEEFIYGGCEAKKNNFEAMEDCMRTCGSWRDFCGPVLPRDAED; from the exons ATGAGCCGGCTCTGCCTCTCtgcagccctcctcctcctcctgggcgcCCTGGTGGCCAGCACCCAGGGGTGTGAAGAGAGGAGCCAGATAGAAG TTGTTCACCTTGTAGACAGAGCTCCGGGGACCCTCCTTCCAACTGACCAGAGCTCCTCCCGTCCCGCAGAGCTGCCGCCTGCCTTCTGCCTGGAGCCTCCCTACACGGGGCCCTGCAAGGCCCGTATGATCAAGTATTTCTACAACATCAGATCCAGGAGCTGTGAGGAATTTATATATGGCGGCTGTGAAGCCAAGAAGAACAACTTTGAGGCGATGGAGGACTGCATGAGGACCTGTGGTTCCTGGCGAGACTTCTG TGGACCTGTCCTCCCCCGAGATGCTGAAGACTGA
- the PTI gene encoding pancreatic trypsin inhibitor precursor, producing MSRLCLSAALLLLLGALVASTPGDEESSLVRPQWPAFCLEPPYTGPCKARKIRFFYDAESGVCKTFIYGGCHARQNNFLSYNNCMRTCGSWGTSDNQ from the exons ATGAGCCGGCTCTGCCTCTCtgcagccctcctcctcctcctgggcgcCCTGGTGGCCAGCACCCCAGGGGATGAAGAGAGCAGCCTGGTCCGAC ccCAGTGGCCTGCCTTCTGCCTGGAGCCTCCCTACACGGGGCCCTGCAAGGCCCGGAAAATCAGATTCTTTTATGATGCTGAGTCTGGGGTCTGCAAGACCTTCATCTACGGAGGCTGCCATGCGCGGCAAAACAACTTCCTGAGCTATAATAATTGCATGAGGACCTGCGGTTCCTGGGGGACTTCTG ATAATCAGTGA